A single Cyclopterus lumpus isolate fCycLum1 chromosome 1, fCycLum1.pri, whole genome shotgun sequence DNA region contains:
- the LOC117731988 gene encoding P2Y purinoceptor 14-like codes for MSDQAGEEATSLFHQSSVTNQTTCGQVDRSADLFFMMVHGLVFLVGLPLNGFIVTFYFCRAQQKTSSSITIYLKNLVAADFLVCLCLPIRVAKYASSSVTLHLVNCNVARAVLLLNIYASIMFMGYIAANRYLKVVQPLGTHILLTVRAAHIISTATWVFLLATMSAFVVLSFQTQKPFTSVLETCEYSHTGQFSLVMKIIYSCANVMFLSVLASLVFFYYSTSRRVALVQQRLAASSCFTKLARTRRNMLVLVSVFCFCFVPYHLVHLPKEFLCSSGKFLYNVKEVTIIMSVLNVCLDPLIYFILCKRFRTQFGLLGK; via the exons ATGAGTGACCAAGCAGGAGAGGAAGCGACTTCCTTATTCCATCAGTCATCAGTTACGAACCAGACCACCTGTGGTCAGGTGGACAGGTCAGCCGACCTCTTCTTCATGATGGTCCACGGTCTCGTGTTTCTG GTGGGTCTCCCCCTCAACGGCTTCATCGTGACGTTTTACTTCTGCCGAGCTCAGCAGAAGACATCCAGCAGCATCACGATCTACCTGAAGAACTTGGTAGCCGCCGACTTCCTGGTCTGCCTCTGTCTCCCAATCCGCGTCGCGAAATACGCCAGCAGCTCTGTCACCCTCCACTTGGTCAACTGCAACGTTGCCCGCGCCGTTCTCTTGCTCAACATTTACGCCAGCATCATGTTCATGGGCTACATCGCCGCTAACAG gtATCTGAAGGTCGTTCAACCTTTAGGAACTCACATCCTGCTGACGGTGCGGGCCGCTCACATCATCTCCACGGCAACCTGGGTTTTCCTCCTGGCCACGATGAGCGCCTTCGTCGTCCTGTCGTTCCAGACCCAGAAACCTTTCACCTCTGTCCTGGAGACTTGTGAATATTCGCACACCGGCCAGTTCAGCTTGGTGATGAAGATCATATACTCCTGCGCCAACGTCATGTTCCTGTCCGTCCTCGCCTCCCTGGTCTTCTTCTACTACAGCACCTCCCGGCGGGTGGCACTGGTGCAGCAGAGGCTGGCGGCATCCTCCTGCTTCACGAAGCTTGCGAGGACCCGCAGGAACATGTTAGTGCTGGTCAGTGTCTTCTGCTTTTGCTTTGTCCCCTACCACCTGGTTCACCTCCCCAAAGAGTTCCTGTGTTCAAGTGGCAAGTTCCTCTACAACGTGAAGGAGGTCACCATCATAATGTCCGTTCTCAACGTCTGCCTGGACCCGCTCATCTACTTCATCCTCTGCAAGAGGTTCAGGACCCAGTTTGGGCTGCTTGGAAAATGA